Proteins co-encoded in one Medicago truncatula cultivar Jemalong A17 chromosome 8, MtrunA17r5.0-ANR, whole genome shotgun sequence genomic window:
- the LOC11421247 gene encoding 60S ribosomal protein L18a-like protein produces the protein MATADGIKGDYAPILDPEHPPLGKFDKPLPCFGCGIGWFSFLLGFACPLTWYYATILYFGNYYHKDPRERAGLAASAIAALICTITVVITILVIFL, from the exons ATGGCCACGGCTGACGGAATAAAGGGCGATTATGCTCCTATCTTAGATCCAGAACACCCACCATTGGGAAAATTTGACAAGCCACTTCCATGTTTTGGTTGCGGCATTGGATGGTTCTC TTTTCTGCTAGGATTTGCATGCCCATTGACGTGGTATTATGCAACAATTCTCTACTTTGGAAATTACTATCATAAGGATCCAAGGGAGCGTGCTGGACTCGCTGCTTCTGCAATCGCT GCTCTGATCTGCACCATTACTGTGGTGATAACAATACTTGTTATTTTCTTGTAA